In one Tripterygium wilfordii isolate XIE 37 chromosome 22, ASM1340144v1, whole genome shotgun sequence genomic region, the following are encoded:
- the LOC119990352 gene encoding malonyl CoA-acyl carrier protein transacylase, with protein MHSLLNRHRPPILRTTAFCSSGSLALSSTATMATFSLALTSVSPRKLSFFDSIKSCNGNGIRIRNLNRSRVFMSVSVGSQTVVDDALFADYKPNCAFLFPGQGAQAIGMGKEAQSVPAAADLYKKANDVLGFDLLDVCANGPKEKLDSTVISQPAIYVTSLAAVEVLRARDGGQQIIDSVDVTCGLSLGEYTALAFAGAFSFEDGLKLVKLRGQAMQEASDAAKSAMVSVVGLDSEKVQLLCNAANEEVDEANKVQIANYLCPGNYAVSGGVKGIEAVEAKAKSFKARMTVRLAVAGAFHTSFMEPAVSRLEAALAATVIKPPRIPVISNVDAQPHADPNIIKKILARQVTSPVQWETTVKTLLSRGLKNGYELGPGKVIAGILKRIDKGASIENIGA; from the exons ATGCACTCCCTCCTAAATCGCCACCGCCCTCCTATCCTCCGCACTACCGCCTTCTGCTCCTCTGGTTCGCTCGCTCTCTCCTCAACCGCCACCATGGCCACTTTCTCCCTCGCTCTTACTTCTGTTTCTCCCAGGAAGCTTTCCTTCTTCGATTCTATTAAGAGCTGTAATGGGAACGGAATCCGGATCAGGAATCTCAACCGATCTAGGGTTTTCATGAGCGTTTCGGTTGGATCTCAAACTGTTGTTGATGATGCCTTATTCGCTGACTATAAACCCAACTGCGCTTTCTTGTTTCCCGGTCAG GGTGCGCAAGCGATTGGAATGGGGAAGGAGGCTCAAAGCGTGCCTGCTGCTGCAGATTTGTACAAGAAAGCTAATGATGTTCTTGG ATTTGATCTTCTTGATGTTTGTGCCAATGgaccaaaagagaaactagatTCAACTGTTATAAGCCAG CCTGCTATCTATGTCACAAGCCTTGCTGCAGTCGAGGTTCTCCGTGCTCGTGATGGTGGTCAGCAGATAATTGATTCAGTTGATGTCACATGTGGTCTCAGCCTAGGGGAATATACAGCGCTAGCATTTGCTGGAGCCTTTAG CTTTGAGGATGGACTCAAGCTGGTTAAACTAAGGGGGCAAGCGATGCAG GAAGCTTCTGACGCTGCAAAAAGTGCCATGGTAAGTGTCGTTGGACTGGATTCGGAGAAGGTTCAGCTATTATGTAATGCAGCCAATGAAGAGGTTGATGAAGCTAATAAAGTTCAGATTGCAAATTACCTATGCCCT GGCAATTACGCGGTTTCTGGTGGTGTCAAAGGAATTGAAGCAGTAGAAGCTAAGGCAAAGTCATTTAAAGCCAGAATGACG GTGCGCCTAGCTGTTGCTGGAGCTTTCCATACTAGTTTCATGGAACCTGCTGTATCAAGATTGGAAGCTGCATTGGCAGCCACAGTGATCAAACCTCCAAGAATTCCTGTTATATCTAATGTTGATGCGCAACCACATGCAGATCCTAATATAATCAAGAAGATATTGGCACGTCAG GTGACGTCTCCTGTCCAATGGGAAACAACAGTGAAGACTCTCCTTTCTAGAGGGCTGAAGAATGGTTATGAATTAGGACCTGGAAAG GTTATAGCTGGCATTCTGAAGAGAATTGACAAAGGTGCTAGCATTGAGAATATTGGTGCTTGA
- the LOC119991501 gene encoding pentatricopeptide repeat-containing protein MRL1, chloroplastic-like, whose amino-acid sequence MLWRAIQFESIGALSSANNSVAVADIDVKLHHKLGEEGEINGYPSISIELVRDERYTFYGSNQSAEQSRLILNGLKPESSRAFSLSQNRFSSLARELALKHEEFSAQDSLQAAEHFEGKIPVACYRGSSSGTSKTLGRGTGVPRYNERKPPAKDNHTVLPKFPYPNGTNALDKHHSAEQFSAYSRLLRDGRLTDCMDLLEDMEKRGLLDTNKIYHAKFYKICKNRKAVKEAFRFTKLVPNPTLSTFNMLMSVCASSRDPEGAFQVMQLVQEAGMKANCKLYTTLISTCAKSGKVDAIIKKFISTVLTLMDFHKEVGKRLRSSKY is encoded by the exons ATGTTGTGGAGGGCTATTCAA TTTGAATCTATTGGTGCGTTATCTTCTGCAAATAATTCTGTGGCTGTTGCTGATATAGATGTAAAATTGCATCATAAACTTGGTGAAGAAGGTGAAATTAATGGCTATCCTAGCATTTCTATAGAATTAGTCAGAGACGAACGTTACACTTTCTATGGGTCAAATCAGTCAGCAGAGCAATCTCGTTTAATCTTGAATGGTCTAAAACCTGAATCTTCTCGTGCCTTCTCACTGAGTCAGAATCGCTTTTCTTCCCTTGCGAGGGAACTTGCTCTAAAGCATGAAGAATTTTCAGCACAGGACTCTCTTCAAGCTGCAG agCATTTTGAAGGTAAAATACCCGTCGCCTGTTATAGAGGAAGCTCTTCTGGAACAAGTAAAACCTTAGGAAGAGGCACAGGAGTTCCCCGATATAATGAAAGAAAACCACCGGCTAAGGACAACCATACAGTTTTACCCAAGTTTCCCTATCCAAATGGGACAAATGCCCTCGACAAACATCACTCGGCAGAGCAATTCAGTGCTTACAGTCGTTTGCTGAGAGATGGGAG GTTAACCGACTGCATGGATTTGCTTGAAGATATGGAAAAAAGGGGGTTGTTGGATACAAACAAG ATTTATCACGCAAAGTTTTATAAAATCTGCAAAAATCGAAAAGCTGTTAAAGAAGCTTTTCGTTTCACCAAGCTGGTTCCCAACCCAACATTAAGTACATTTAATATGCTGATGTCTGTGTGTGCAAGTTCTCGAGATCCAGAAG GAGCTTTCCAAGTTATGCAACTTGTCCAAGAGGCTGGCATGAAAGCTAATTGCAAACTTTACACAACTTTAATATCAACTTGTGCTAAAAGTGGAAAAGTTGATGCAAT AATTAAAAAGTTCATTTCTACTGTGCTGACGTTAATGGATTTCCATAAAGAAGTAGGTAAGAGATTGCGAAGCAGCAAATACTga
- the LOC119990600 gene encoding uncharacterized mitochondrial carrier C8C9.12c-like isoform X1: protein MADADAKPKFQQSKDFRPVSQPPDFHPELVMATPHDGLHFWQFMVAGSIAGSVEHMAMFPVDTVKTHMQALRSCAIKSVGVRQAVRSIFQTDGPSALYRGIAAMGLGAGPAHAVYFSVYEICKEFFSRGNPDNPAAHAISGVCATIASDAVFTPMDMVKQRLQLGNGMYKGVWDCVKTVFRDEGFGAFYASYRITVLMNAPFTAVHFATYEAAKGGLMGISPDNADDERLAVHATAGAAAGALAAVVTTPLDVVKTQLQCQGVCGCHRFKSSAIGDVIQTVVENDGYRGLMRGWIPRMLFHAPAAAICWSTYEASKAFFQKLNGSSNSGTIQ from the exons ATGGCCGACGCAGACGCCAAACCCAAATTCCAGCAATCCAAGGACTTCCGTCCGGTCTCGCAACCGCCGGATTTTCACCCGGAACTAGTCATGGCAACCCCACACGACGGGCTTCACTTCTGGCAATTCATGGTTGCTGGGTCCATAGCCGGCTCCGTCGAGCACATGGCCATGTTTCCGGTCGATACAGTCAAGACCCATATGCAGGCTTTGCGCTCCTGTGCCATCAAATCCGTAGGTGTCCGTCAAGCAGTCCGGTCCATTTTTCAGACAGACGGCCCATCCGCCCTCTACCGTGGAATCGCCGCCATGGGCCTTGGTGCTGGTCCAGCGCACGCCGTTTACTTCTCCGTATATGAGATTTGCAAAGAATTCTTCTCTCGAGGCAACCCCGACAACCCAGCAGCCCACGCAATTTCAGGGGTTTGTGCTACAATTGCCAGCGACGCGGTTTTCACACCTATGGATATGGTGAAGCAGAGGTTGCAGCTGGGTAATGGCATGTATAAGGGGGTTTGGGATTGCGTGAAGACTGTTTTTAGGGATGAGGGGTTTGGTGCTTTCTACGCTTCTTATAGAATCACTGTGTTGATGAATGCTCCATTTACTGCTGTTCATTTTGCCACATACGAGGCTGCAAAGGGAGGATTGATGGGGATTTCACCGGATAATGCAGATGACGAGCGATTGGCTGTTCATGCTACTGCCGGTGCTGCTGCTGGAGCATTGGCAGCTGTGGTTACAACTCCGCTTGATGTGGTTAAAACCCAATTGCAGTGTCAG GGTGTGTGCGGATGCCACAGATTTAAGAGTAGCGCTATTGGGGACGTGATCCAAACAGTAGTGGAAAATGATGGCTATAGAGGACTCATGAGAGGATGGATTCCAAGAATGCTTTTCCATGCCCCTGCAGCTGCAATCTGCTGGTCTACTTATGAAGCGTCAAAGGCCTTCTTCCAAAAGCTTAATGGTAGCAGTAACAGTGGCACCatccaatga
- the LOC119990600 gene encoding mitoferrin-like isoform X2 has product MADADAKPKFQQSKDFRPVSQPPDFHPELVMATPHDGLHFWQFMVAGSIAGSVEHMAMFPVDTVKTHMQALRSCAIKSVGVRQAVRSIFQTDGPSALYRGIAAMGLGAGPAHAVYFSVYEICKEFFSRGNPDNPAAHAISGVCATIASDAVFTPMDMVKQRLQLGNGMYKGVWDCVKTVFRDEGFGAFYASYRITVLMNAPFTAVHFATYEAAKGGLMGISPDNADDERLAVHATAGAAAGALAAVVTTPLDVVKTQLQCQEGRKWLVWVARYNNYIHQKRECHHNFFPE; this is encoded by the exons ATGGCCGACGCAGACGCCAAACCCAAATTCCAGCAATCCAAGGACTTCCGTCCGGTCTCGCAACCGCCGGATTTTCACCCGGAACTAGTCATGGCAACCCCACACGACGGGCTTCACTTCTGGCAATTCATGGTTGCTGGGTCCATAGCCGGCTCCGTCGAGCACATGGCCATGTTTCCGGTCGATACAGTCAAGACCCATATGCAGGCTTTGCGCTCCTGTGCCATCAAATCCGTAGGTGTCCGTCAAGCAGTCCGGTCCATTTTTCAGACAGACGGCCCATCCGCCCTCTACCGTGGAATCGCCGCCATGGGCCTTGGTGCTGGTCCAGCGCACGCCGTTTACTTCTCCGTATATGAGATTTGCAAAGAATTCTTCTCTCGAGGCAACCCCGACAACCCAGCAGCCCACGCAATTTCAGGGGTTTGTGCTACAATTGCCAGCGACGCGGTTTTCACACCTATGGATATGGTGAAGCAGAGGTTGCAGCTGGGTAATGGCATGTATAAGGGGGTTTGGGATTGCGTGAAGACTGTTTTTAGGGATGAGGGGTTTGGTGCTTTCTACGCTTCTTATAGAATCACTGTGTTGATGAATGCTCCATTTACTGCTGTTCATTTTGCCACATACGAGGCTGCAAAGGGAGGATTGATGGGGATTTCACCGGATAATGCAGATGACGAGCGATTGGCTGTTCATGCTACTGCCGGTGCTGCTGCTGGAGCATTGGCAGCTGTGGTTACAACTCCGCTTGATGTGGTTAAAACCCAATTGCAGTGTCAG GAAGGTAGGAAATGGTTGGTTTGGGTGGCACGCTATAATAATTACATTCATCAGAAAAGAGAGTGTCACCACAATTTTTTTCCTGAATGA